One window from the genome of Echinicola vietnamensis DSM 17526 encodes:
- a CDS encoding PepSY-associated TM helix domain-containing protein: MSNRIYNVLFHTHTVSGIVISVALFVIFFAGSFSFFRDEIVGWERNEPIVETATLSDLDFDVLLDTLNQRHELQARDVAFTKYFDERRINVSLSASKDTTANEAARGRAFFYMDPETSDTYTYQSNYSIGEFLYRLHFFAQLNLWGTSGYLLAGLIAFFFLFAIITGVLVHWKKIVSNFYLFRPKASLKNLWTDAHTALGIIGLPYQFVYAVTGTCLIIGTSVMSPAVVTFMYDGDTNQLYEDFGFNPPHFAWANDPLTEVPSINALVERAEAKWEGFEIRNVEIFDYGDQNMHVGIEGRTHYDAKFAGRGEIVYHAATGEEVKVVNPFTATSYQNAVTAIITQLHFGDFGGMPLKAVYFILGIISCFVILSGVMIWLVARDKKNIPEKQRRFNAWVVWIYLGVCLSMFPATAITFLAVKFFLTTFDASRMTFIYQVFFYSWLVLSVFFTVKRDNYFTNKFTLLGGGILGMMVPVANGLVTGNWPWVTLPAGHIQIFAVDVFWICISIVALIIGWSLKKPTKQNKPTSRQKTNNHLSRGVDVTLSKEGSLQYLN; the protein is encoded by the coding sequence ATGAGCAACAGGATTTACAATGTGCTTTTCCATACCCATACCGTTAGTGGTATTGTCATCAGTGTGGCGTTGTTTGTGATTTTCTTTGCCGGTTCGTTCTCCTTTTTCAGGGATGAAATAGTGGGTTGGGAAAGAAATGAACCTATTGTCGAAACGGCTACACTGAGCGATTTGGATTTTGATGTATTGCTGGATACGCTGAATCAACGGCATGAACTTCAAGCCCGTGATGTGGCATTTACCAAGTATTTTGATGAGCGCAGGATAAACGTAAGCCTTTCTGCATCGAAGGACACTACAGCCAATGAAGCAGCTAGGGGACGGGCTTTTTTCTATATGGATCCCGAGACCTCGGATACCTACACTTACCAAAGTAATTATAGCATTGGAGAGTTTCTTTACCGCTTGCACTTTTTTGCGCAACTTAACCTGTGGGGCACATCGGGATATTTGCTAGCGGGGCTTATAGCCTTCTTTTTTCTCTTTGCGATTATAACGGGGGTATTGGTGCATTGGAAGAAAATCGTTTCTAATTTTTACCTTTTTCGTCCAAAAGCCAGTTTGAAAAACCTTTGGACGGATGCCCATACGGCCCTTGGAATCATTGGGCTGCCGTATCAGTTTGTGTATGCCGTGACGGGGACTTGTCTGATTATCGGAACATCGGTGATGTCTCCGGCCGTGGTAACGTTTATGTATGACGGAGATACAAACCAGCTCTATGAAGACTTTGGCTTTAATCCGCCCCATTTTGCTTGGGCGAATGATCCATTAACGGAAGTGCCAAGCATCAACGCTTTAGTGGAACGTGCAGAGGCAAAGTGGGAGGGCTTCGAAATCCGAAACGTAGAGATATTCGATTATGGCGACCAAAACATGCATGTCGGCATTGAAGGCCGCACACACTATGACGCCAAATTTGCCGGTAGAGGTGAGATTGTTTACCATGCTGCCACCGGCGAAGAGGTGAAGGTAGTGAACCCTTTTACAGCCACCTCTTATCAAAACGCCGTAACGGCTATTATTACCCAGTTGCATTTTGGGGATTTTGGTGGAATGCCGCTAAAAGCAGTCTACTTTATCTTGGGAATCATTTCATGTTTTGTCATCCTTTCGGGAGTGATGATCTGGCTCGTAGCGCGCGACAAAAAAAATATTCCTGAAAAACAACGAAGGTTTAATGCTTGGGTGGTCTGGATTTACCTGGGGGTATGTTTAAGCATGTTTCCCGCAACAGCCATTACCTTTTTGGCGGTCAAGTTTTTCCTGACCACATTCGATGCTTCGCGCATGACTTTTATCTATCAGGTATTCTTTTACAGTTGGTTGGTGCTATCAGTGTTCTTCACGGTCAAGCGGGACAATTATTTTACCAATAAATTCACCTTACTTGGTGGAGGAATATTGGGCATGATGGTTCCTGTAGCCAATGGACTGGTAACGGGTAATTGGCCTTGGGTGACGCTTCCTGCCGGGCACATTCAGATTTTTGCGGTGGATGTTTTTTGGATATGCATTTCCATAGTCGCCTTGATCATAGGATGGAGCCTGAAAAAGCCCACCAAGCAAAACAAACCTACTTCCCGACAAAAGACCAACAATCATTTGTCCCGTGGAGTAGATGTCACTTTAAGCAAGGAAGGGAGCCTACAATACTTAAATTGA
- a CDS encoding GIY-YIG nuclease family protein: MLSENLSSLVKEVPKGIVGVYYLMGEGDRIIYIGKSIDIRKRLLQHFQQGTAKALRMQNQVRRIEYENMGNELMALLRESELIKFHKPMFNRALRRSIFLWGLYLEHTAEGYLSLQLKKITTDQRELMAFTAKKEGKEYLFRITDRYQLCQKINGLYPTNGACFQYSLRTCRGACVQEEAVEAYNKRVGSYMEAIRFPETDQAILLKGRKRGERGLVLIEKGVYRGYGFFQGELEDGTDLHALIEPKTEDRDSQRLIRGYLRKQDSAAQ; the protein is encoded by the coding sequence ATGCTCTCAGAGAACTTATCCTCCTTGGTCAAGGAAGTCCCAAAAGGTATTGTGGGCGTTTATTATTTGATGGGGGAGGGTGATCGCATCATTTACATTGGCAAGAGTATCGATATCAGAAAACGGCTCTTGCAGCATTTTCAGCAGGGCACCGCCAAGGCACTCAGGATGCAAAATCAAGTTAGACGCATCGAATATGAAAACATGGGCAACGAGCTGATGGCTTTGTTACGGGAATCGGAGTTGATCAAATTCCACAAGCCGATGTTTAACCGAGCACTGAGAAGGAGTATTTTCCTTTGGGGGCTTTATTTGGAGCACACAGCTGAAGGTTATCTTTCCTTGCAATTAAAGAAAATTACCACAGACCAGCGGGAGTTAATGGCTTTTACCGCTAAAAAGGAAGGAAAAGAATACCTCTTTCGGATTACCGACCGCTATCAGCTCTGTCAAAAGATCAATGGCCTCTATCCCACCAATGGAGCCTGTTTCCAATATTCCTTGAGAACCTGTCGCGGGGCTTGTGTCCAAGAAGAGGCCGTCGAAGCCTATAACAAACGGGTGGGCAGTTATATGGAAGCTATTCGTTTTCCTGAAACCGATCAGGCGATCTTGTTGAAAGGAAGAAAAAGGGGAGAACGAGGATTGGTGCTCATCGAGAAAGGTGTTTACAGAGGATATGGTTTTTTTCAGGGAGAACTGGAGGATGGAACAGACCTTCATGCCCTAATTGAACCAAAAACCGAGGATAGGGACAGCCAGCGATTGATCCGGGGATATCTCCGGAAGCAGGACAGTGCAGCACAATAG